A stretch of Procambarus clarkii isolate CNS0578487 chromosome 80, FALCON_Pclarkii_2.0, whole genome shotgun sequence DNA encodes these proteins:
- the LOC123746397 gene encoding uncharacterized protein, which yields MKTLIVIAFLAAMCLVATSAEPSPDAEPGHFRGGYGGGFGGGFGGGFGGFKGGYRGKRSAEADPEALAEPGHFRGGYGGGFGGGFGGFRGGYRGKRSAEADPEALADPGHFRGGYGGGFGGGFGGFRGGYRGRRSAEANPEPVADPGFHGHRRFGGGFGGFGGFGGGKYYG from the exons ATGAAGACCCTG ATCGTTATAGCATTCTTGGCTGCCATGTGCTTGGTGGCCACaagcgctgagccttccccagaTGCCGAACCTGGTCACTTTAGAGGAGGTTACGGTGGAGGCTTCGGAGGAGGCTTCGGGGGAGGTTTCGGTGGTTTCAAAGGAGGATATCGTGGAAAGAGAAGTGCTGAAGCTGATCCAGAGGCTCTTGCCGAACCGGGACACTTCAGGGGAGGGTACGGTGGGGGCTTCGGTGGCGGCTTCGGTGGTTTCAGAGGAGGATATCGTGGAAAGAGAAGTGCTGAAGCTGATCCAGAGGCTCTTGCCGATCCCGGACACTTCAGGGGAGGGTACGGTGGGGGCTTCGGTGGCGGCTTCGGCGGTTTCAGAGGAGGATATCGTGGAAGGAGGAGTGCTGAAGCTAACCCAGAACCCGTTGCTGACCCAGGTTTCCACGGTCACAGACGTTTCGGTGGAGGTTTCGGAGGATTTGGAGGGTTCGGAGGTGGAAAATATTATGGTTGA
- the LOC123746396 gene encoding TATA-binding protein-associated factor 2N-like isoform X1, protein MKTLIVIAFLAAMCLAATSAEPSPDAEPGHFRGGYGGGFGGGFGGFKGGYRGKRSAEADPEALAEPGHFRGGYGGGFGGGFGGFRGGYRGKRSAEADPEALADPGHFRGGYGGGFGGGFGGFRGGYRGRRSAEANPEPVADPGFHGHRGFGGGFGGFGGFGRGKYYG, encoded by the exons ATGAAGACCTTG ATCGTTATAGCATTCTTGGCTGCCATGTGCTTGGCGGCCACaagcgctgagccttccccagaTGCCGAACCCGGTCACTTCAGGGGAGGTTACGGCGGAGGCTTCGGGGGAGGTTTCGGTGGTTTCAAAGGAGGATATCGTGGAAAGAGAAGTGCTGAAGCTGATCCAGAGGCTCTTGCCGAACCGGGACACTTCAGGGGAGGGTACGGTGGGGGCTTCGGTGGCGGCTTCGGTGGTTTCAGAGGAGGATATCGTGGAAAGAGAAGTGCTGAAGCTGATCCAGAGGCTCTTGCTGACCCCGGACATTTCAGGGGAGGGTACGGTGGGGGCTTCGGTGGCGGCTTCGGCGGTTTCAGAGGAGGATATCGTGGAAGGAGGAGTGCTGAAGCTAACCCTGAACCCGTTGCTGACCCAGGTTTCCACGGTCACAGAGGCTTCGGTGGAGGTTTCGGAGGATTTGGAGGGTTTGGACGTGGAAAATATTATGGTTGA
- the LOC123746396 gene encoding TATA-binding protein-associated factor 2N-like isoform X2, protein MKTLIVIAFLAAMCLAATSAEPSPDAEPGHFRGGYGGGFGGGFGGFKGGYRGKRSAEADPEALAEPGHFRGGYGGGFGGGFGGFRGGYRGKRSAEADPEALADPGHFRGGYGGGFGGGFGGFRGGYRGRRSAEANPEPVADPGFHGHRGFGGGFGGFGGFGRGKYYG, encoded by the coding sequence ATCGTTATAGCATTCTTGGCTGCCATGTGCTTGGCGGCCACaagcgctgagccttccccagaTGCCGAACCCGGTCACTTCAGGGGAGGTTACGGCGGAGGCTTCGGGGGAGGTTTCGGTGGTTTCAAAGGAGGATATCGTGGAAAGAGAAGTGCTGAAGCTGATCCAGAGGCTCTTGCCGAACCGGGACACTTCAGGGGAGGGTACGGTGGGGGCTTCGGTGGCGGCTTCGGTGGTTTCAGAGGAGGATATCGTGGAAAGAGAAGTGCTGAAGCTGATCCAGAGGCTCTTGCTGACCCCGGACATTTCAGGGGAGGGTACGGTGGGGGCTTCGGTGGCGGCTTCGGCGGTTTCAGAGGAGGATATCGTGGAAGGAGGAGTGCTGAAGCTAACCCTGAACCCGTTGCTGACCCAGGTTTCCACGGTCACAGAGGCTTCGGTGGAGGTTTCGGAGGATTTGGAGGGTTTGGACGTGGAAAATATTATGGTTGA